Proteins encoded in a region of the Corynebacterium genitalium ATCC 33030 genome:
- a CDS encoding GmrSD restriction endonuclease domain-containing protein yields the protein MPWFRFYLAMLIAATVAVVPFPTPRSLIDAPSTPSPRPTILGYDRAADFGDWGMQPTGCTTREAVMADAWDVDSCRTPYRQWAPSDTVPFTDPYTGAPLDPADVEIDHIFPLRAAWDMGAHAWPAEKRVAFANDPINLVVTSSKANQAKSDMLPSEWVPDNRRVRCAYGERLAAIARGYELPLPRADLRAIRRHCSGLQGLVSNVEMPVHSVE from the coding sequence ATGCCTTGGTTCCGCTTCTATCTCGCCATGCTCATCGCCGCCACAGTCGCGGTGGTCCCGTTCCCCACGCCGCGTTCGCTTATCGACGCCCCATCGACCCCCTCCCCTCGCCCCACCATCCTGGGTTATGACCGTGCCGCAGACTTCGGCGACTGGGGCATGCAGCCCACCGGGTGCACCACCCGCGAGGCCGTCATGGCCGATGCGTGGGACGTCGATTCATGCCGCACCCCTTACCGCCAGTGGGCTCCGTCCGATACGGTGCCTTTCACGGACCCCTACACCGGCGCCCCGCTCGACCCGGCCGACGTGGAAATCGACCACATTTTCCCGCTGCGCGCCGCCTGGGACATGGGCGCGCACGCGTGGCCGGCGGAGAAGCGCGTCGCCTTCGCCAACGACCCGATCAACCTCGTGGTCACATCCTCCAAGGCCAACCAGGCGAAGTCCGACATGCTGCCCAGTGAGTGGGTTCCTGACAACCGCCGCGTGCGTTGCGCCTACGGGGAACGTCTCGCCGCCATTGCGCGCGGCTACGAGCTTCCCCTCCCCCGCGCCGATCTACGTGCTATCCGCCGGCACTGTTCTGGCCTGCAGGGACTCGTGTCAAATGTAGAAATGCCTGTGCATTCCGTAGAGTGA
- a CDS encoding DEAD/DEAH box helicase gives MNTDDFAAEDQADTAGEVAGTEADTQPDTHNTQTEENTETPAEAPAETSAENSEPNQDGENAETSETKPEGFNGLGLPAPVLDAIKRVGFESPSQIQAETIPLLMEGRDVVGLAQTGTGKTAAFALPILARIDTSARYPQALILAPTRELALQVSDSFQSFADHLGGISVLPIYGGQAYGIQLSGLRRGAQIIVGTPGRVIDHLEKGSLDISNLRFLVLDEADEMLNMGFQEDVERILEDTPEDKQVALFSATMPNAIRRISHDYLNDPEEVTVKAKTRTNTNITQRYLFTAHRNKLDAITRVLEVTEFDAMIVFVRTKQETEEIAEKLRARGFSAAAINGDIAQQQRERTVDMLRDGRLDILVATDVAARGLDVERISHVLNYDIPNDTESYVHRIGRTGRAGRTGEALLFVTPRERRMLRSIEKVTGAKIEEMDLPTVDEVNVSRMNKFADSITESLENDQMELFRGLVRSYSVDHDVPMEDIAAALAAQQQGDEFLMKEPPKDKRDRRERERFDREDRRDRDRGDRGRGRDRGNRGGKGRFHNDDVNFDTYRLDVGKRQNVRPGAIVGALANEGGLTNRDFGRITIGGDFTLVELPKNMDKSVLDRLSDTRISGQLINIQRDTGAPPRDRGDRGGRGGRGGYRKRDDDRDRGRGRGGHGGRGGGRGKRDWRD, from the coding sequence ATGAATACAGATGACTTCGCGGCCGAGGACCAGGCCGACACCGCCGGCGAGGTTGCCGGCACAGAGGCTGATACGCAGCCTGACACCCACAACACCCAGACTGAAGAGAACACCGAAACTCCGGCTGAGGCTCCGGCCGAGACCTCTGCTGAAAACTCCGAGCCGAACCAGGACGGCGAGAACGCCGAGACTTCCGAGACCAAGCCCGAGGGCTTCAACGGCCTTGGGCTCCCAGCGCCGGTGCTCGACGCGATCAAGCGCGTCGGCTTCGAATCGCCGTCGCAGATCCAGGCTGAGACGATCCCGCTGTTGATGGAAGGCCGCGATGTTGTCGGCCTAGCCCAGACCGGTACCGGTAAGACGGCGGCATTTGCGCTGCCGATTCTGGCGCGCATCGATACGTCGGCACGCTACCCGCAGGCCCTTATCCTCGCGCCGACGCGCGAGCTGGCGCTGCAGGTGTCTGACTCCTTCCAGTCCTTCGCGGACCACCTCGGTGGCATCTCCGTTCTGCCGATCTACGGCGGCCAGGCTTACGGCATTCAGCTGTCGGGCCTGCGCCGGGGCGCGCAGATCATCGTCGGCACGCCAGGCCGCGTCATCGACCACCTGGAGAAGGGCTCGCTGGACATCTCCAACCTGCGCTTCCTCGTGCTGGATGAGGCAGACGAGATGCTCAACATGGGCTTCCAGGAAGACGTGGAGCGCATTCTGGAGGACACCCCCGAAGACAAGCAGGTCGCGCTGTTCTCCGCGACGATGCCGAACGCGATCCGCCGCATCTCGCATGACTACTTGAACGACCCTGAAGAGGTCACAGTCAAGGCGAAGACCCGCACGAACACCAACATCACCCAGCGCTACCTGTTCACCGCGCACCGCAACAAGCTCGACGCCATCACGCGCGTGCTTGAGGTGACTGAGTTCGACGCGATGATCGTCTTCGTCCGCACCAAGCAGGAGACCGAGGAGATCGCCGAGAAGCTGCGAGCACGCGGGTTCTCCGCGGCTGCGATCAACGGCGACATCGCTCAGCAACAGCGCGAGCGTACCGTCGACATGCTTCGCGACGGGCGCTTGGACATCCTCGTGGCCACCGACGTCGCCGCGCGCGGCCTGGATGTGGAGCGAATCTCCCACGTGCTCAACTACGACATCCCGAACGACACGGAGAGCTACGTCCACCGCATCGGCCGCACCGGCCGTGCTGGACGCACCGGTGAAGCGCTGCTGTTCGTTACCCCGCGTGAGCGCCGCATGCTGCGTTCCATTGAGAAGGTCACCGGCGCGAAGATCGAGGAGATGGACCTGCCCACTGTGGATGAGGTCAATGTCTCCCGCATGAACAAGTTCGCCGACTCCATTACCGAGTCCCTCGAAAACGACCAAATGGAACTCTTCCGCGGACTCGTGCGCAGCTACTCGGTCGACCACGACGTGCCAATGGAGGACATCGCCGCCGCGCTTGCCGCACAGCAGCAGGGTGATGAGTTCCTGATGAAGGAGCCCCCGAAGGACAAGCGCGACCGCCGCGAGCGCGAGCGCTTCGACCGTGAGGATCGTCGCGACCGTGACCGCGGGGATCGTGGCCGCGGCCGGGACCGTGGCAACCGCGGGGGCAAGGGCCGGTTCCACAACGACGACGTCAACTTTGACACCTACCGCCTAGACGTGGGCAAGCGTCAGAATGTTCGCCCGGGTGCCATCGTCGGCGCGCTGGCGAATGAGGGCGGTCTGACCAACCGCGACTTCGGCCGCATCACCATTGGCGGCGACTTCACCCTCGTCGAGCTGCCGAAGAACATGGATAAGAGCGTGCTCGACCGCCTGTCCGACACCCGCATCTCCGGCCAGCTGATCAACATTCAGCGCGACACCGGTGCCCCGCCGCGCGACCGTGGTGACAGGGGCGGCCGTGGTGGACGCGGCGGCTACCGCAAGCGTGACGACGACCGCGACCGCGGCCGGGGGCGCGGCGGCCACGGTGGCCGTGGCGGTGGCCGGGGCAAGCGCGACTGGCGCGACTAA
- a CDS encoding carboxymuconolactone decarboxylase family protein, whose product MTDRNRKPIPKVAYAPMLGLETYVRARVEKDFSHLVQLRASALNQCVYCLAMHRRDARKDGWSKDKVSQAEDWTNHRDVFSDAEQAALELTDAVTQIHGEESVPDELWDRVEAHHGEKGARNLLMAIVTINAWNRIGITTRLDPRSLANVDAFDLGEE is encoded by the coding sequence ATGACCGACAGGAATAGAAAGCCCATCCCCAAAGTCGCCTACGCCCCCATGCTGGGCCTTGAAACTTATGTCCGGGCACGGGTTGAGAAAGATTTCTCCCACCTTGTCCAACTCCGCGCGTCTGCGCTCAATCAGTGCGTCTACTGCCTGGCGATGCACCGTCGTGACGCACGCAAAGACGGTTGGTCTAAGGACAAGGTCTCCCAGGCTGAAGACTGGACGAACCACCGCGACGTCTTCTCGGACGCAGAACAAGCTGCGCTTGAACTGACTGATGCAGTGACGCAGATCCACGGCGAAGAGTCGGTGCCGGACGAGCTGTGGGATCGCGTTGAGGCGCACCACGGCGAGAAGGGCGCGCGCAATCTCCTCATGGCGATTGTCACTATCAACGCGTGGAACCGGATCGGCATCACCACTCGGTTGGATCCCCGTAGCCTCGCGAACGTGGATGCATTCGATCTCGGCGAGGAATAG
- a CDS encoding LysE family translocator: MTTGDFLALMGVFVAAVAVPGPDVVQIIRFSVKSRAAGVACATGIMVGYAIWIATSLLGLSALMQAAPHLLSVLQLVGGAYLLYMGFSAVRSGFKAWRSGIATDLPSSGAAQSTVSQRAFVVGLATNLSNPKSVLFFGAVFAQFVKPGMGWEWMFIILVTLFVVGFVMSAGFAVLVDVFAGFLSRFGHAVDMITGSIFIGLGTWMFSEGAVNLNSPRKA, encoded by the coding sequence GTGACAACCGGAGATTTTCTAGCCCTGATGGGGGTTTTCGTTGCTGCTGTCGCCGTACCCGGTCCGGATGTCGTGCAGATCATCCGGTTTAGCGTGAAATCACGTGCAGCTGGTGTCGCGTGCGCCACGGGAATCATGGTGGGTTACGCGATCTGGATCGCCACCTCTCTGCTGGGTTTGAGTGCCCTCATGCAAGCTGCACCGCATCTGCTTTCGGTACTGCAGTTAGTGGGTGGAGCCTACCTTTTGTACATGGGCTTCAGTGCAGTGCGAAGTGGCTTCAAAGCGTGGCGGTCTGGAATAGCTACTGATCTGCCTAGTAGCGGAGCTGCTCAGTCAACTGTATCCCAGAGAGCCTTCGTGGTGGGGTTGGCTACGAATTTGTCCAACCCGAAGTCAGTTCTCTTCTTTGGCGCGGTTTTTGCTCAATTTGTTAAACCGGGCATGGGATGGGAATGGATGTTCATCATTCTCGTCACGCTATTCGTGGTCGGTTTTGTCATGTCTGCCGGGTTCGCGGTCTTGGTCGACGTTTTCGCCGGTTTTTTGTCACGCTTCGGACACGCGGTGGACATGATCACCGGATCGATCTTCATCGGCCTAGGAACCTGGATGTTTTCCGAGGGCGCCGTGAACCTGAACAGCCCTCGGAAAGCCTGA
- a CDS encoding (deoxy)nucleoside triphosphate pyrophosphohydrolase: protein MAESKPAIEVTGAVIIRNGTVFAAQRGPGKALAGKWEFPGGKIEPGEPPEESLARELKEEWLIDATVGPHITTTNHKYDFGTVHLSTFQCALTGDQEPTLTEHAESRWVPIDELDSLDWAPADVPAVEMIVQAWEQL, encoded by the coding sequence ATGGCCGAATCCAAGCCCGCAATTGAAGTCACCGGTGCCGTGATCATTCGTAACGGCACCGTCTTCGCCGCCCAGCGCGGCCCAGGCAAAGCACTCGCTGGCAAGTGGGAGTTCCCCGGCGGCAAAATCGAGCCCGGTGAGCCCCCCGAAGAATCCCTCGCGCGCGAGCTCAAAGAAGAATGGCTTATCGACGCCACCGTCGGCCCCCACATCACCACCACCAACCACAAGTACGACTTCGGCACCGTTCACTTATCGACGTTTCAATGCGCCCTGACCGGTGACCAAGAACCCACGCTCACTGAGCACGCTGAATCCCGCTGGGTGCCTATCGACGAGCTCGATTCCCTTGACTGGGCCCCGGCGGATGTGCCGGCGGTGGAGATGATTGTTCAAGCTTGGGAACAGCTTTAA
- a CDS encoding DNA cytosine methyltransferase, producing MIENYVGGDPSPSLAGSDNSHRLKSKGGIRREWESVLAAGVAANRLDGQGSRVVDLFSGCGGLSLGFQAAGFDVLAGFDHWEPAIETYNSNFGHHAEMLDLANFDKSAGRLGEFSALSEFPAIIGGPPCQDFSTAGKRLEDANADLTSQFAALVGLFQPFFFVMENVPNAKNFGIYNRALQSMERAGYHLFTRVLDASVIGTPQRRKRLFAIGTQDGRITNAILEAIVRKEESFARSRAAEGPVTLLDWFGEGILPDVYYRHPWSYDRRGLFSVREPSPTIRGVNRPMPKTYQWHPKDTCVPGFDVAAADRPSIGPLSIEIRKQIQTFPEEFSLLGARTTQEQMIGNAVPVLLGYFIAKCIADTISSVS from the coding sequence GTGATCGAAAATTACGTTGGTGGCGATCCTTCGCCTTCGTTAGCTGGAAGTGACAATTCACACCGGTTGAAATCGAAGGGTGGGATTCGCCGCGAGTGGGAGTCCGTATTGGCGGCGGGTGTTGCGGCTAACCGCTTGGACGGGCAAGGCTCCCGGGTGGTCGACTTGTTCTCGGGATGCGGAGGGCTCTCTCTAGGTTTTCAGGCTGCAGGCTTTGACGTTTTGGCTGGCTTCGATCATTGGGAACCGGCAATCGAGACTTACAACTCTAACTTCGGCCATCATGCCGAAATGCTGGATCTCGCAAACTTCGATAAGTCGGCGGGTCGTCTGGGGGAGTTTTCAGCCCTCAGCGAGTTCCCGGCGATTATTGGTGGGCCGCCGTGTCAAGATTTTTCCACCGCGGGGAAAAGGCTAGAGGATGCGAACGCTGATTTGACAAGTCAGTTTGCGGCATTAGTGGGCTTATTTCAACCGTTTTTCTTTGTGATGGAAAACGTGCCCAACGCAAAAAATTTTGGAATTTACAATCGTGCCCTCCAGTCGATGGAACGTGCTGGTTATCATTTGTTTACTCGAGTACTCGATGCATCGGTGATTGGTACACCGCAACGTCGAAAGCGACTGTTCGCTATCGGTACTCAGGATGGCCGAATCACCAACGCCATTCTTGAAGCAATAGTTCGAAAAGAGGAGTCATTCGCTAGAAGTAGAGCCGCTGAAGGGCCTGTCACTCTTCTTGATTGGTTCGGTGAGGGCATTTTGCCGGACGTATACTATCGCCACCCATGGAGCTATGATCGCAGAGGCTTGTTCAGTGTCCGCGAGCCATCTCCCACTATCCGTGGAGTGAACCGCCCAATGCCGAAAACTTACCAATGGCACCCTAAAGACACTTGTGTTCCTGGTTTCGACGTAGCTGCCGCAGATCGTCCATCAATCGGTCCGTTGTCGATCGAGATAAGGAAACAGATTCAAACGTTTCCGGAAGAATTTAGCTTGCTGGGGGCGAGAACGACCCAGGAGCAAATGATCGGGAATGCTGTCCCGGTCTTGCTCGGTTATTTTATAGCGAAGTGCATTGCAGACACGATTTCTAGTGTCAGTTAG
- a CDS encoding PD-(D/E)XK motif protein produces the protein MNLTRFDLHRAWNLAAGLPNSDEWNAVRLGLTANGNQVLLALDVHGLRHLLVPAKTKRYSLRANGELNVEVGQRAFKFFDDTTEYGRYVDIACLNPNLNDQFDHLVLAVLERLDGSLDGAEEAVLEVAKWRTLFATLAKASKLTVEEKIGAFAEIFVLESVIRSREDFSPESWTGPQREPHDFELSNLSIEVKGFSQDKNRVRINGLRQLDQTDSKPLLLVMITVEAHDDGFAIGELLDRVISGRVDEHALRQRAAMSGVFGSSEDSDRFVVKGAMTCWVEDPFPRITGSAIECKGITNVHYDISLNAVLPFMSAVEPQDLGGVFNE, from the coding sequence ATGAATCTAACTCGTTTTGACCTGCACCGAGCGTGGAACCTTGCTGCAGGGTTGCCCAATTCGGATGAATGGAATGCGGTCCGGCTCGGCTTGACAGCAAACGGGAACCAGGTTCTGCTGGCTCTTGACGTGCATGGACTCCGACACTTATTGGTTCCAGCGAAAACGAAGCGCTACTCTCTTAGAGCAAATGGCGAATTAAACGTCGAGGTAGGGCAGAGAGCGTTCAAGTTCTTTGACGATACAACTGAGTATGGCCGTTATGTAGACATTGCATGCTTGAACCCAAATCTAAATGATCAGTTTGACCATTTGGTGCTAGCTGTACTTGAGCGACTGGACGGAAGCCTTGATGGTGCCGAAGAGGCTGTACTCGAGGTGGCAAAGTGGAGGACTCTTTTCGCTACCTTGGCAAAAGCATCCAAGCTTACGGTTGAAGAAAAGATTGGGGCTTTCGCTGAGATCTTTGTGCTCGAGAGTGTCATTCGAAGCCGAGAGGATTTTTCACCCGAAAGTTGGACCGGTCCCCAACGGGAGCCACACGATTTCGAACTCTCTAATTTGTCAATTGAAGTCAAGGGCTTCTCGCAAGACAAGAACCGTGTCCGTATCAATGGCTTAAGGCAGTTAGACCAGACAGATTCCAAACCGCTCCTTCTAGTGATGATCACTGTCGAAGCTCACGATGACGGTTTCGCAATCGGTGAATTGCTCGATCGTGTGATTTCGGGGCGGGTAGATGAACACGCATTACGACAAAGAGCCGCCATGTCTGGGGTTTTCGGCAGTTCTGAGGACAGTGATCGCTTTGTGGTAAAAGGTGCCATGACTTGCTGGGTGGAGGATCCGTTTCCCCGAATCACTGGTTCGGCAATCGAATGTAAGGGGATTACAAACGTGCATTACGACATTTCATTGAACGCAGTGCTCCCCTTCATGTCGGCAGTCGAACCCCAGGATTTGGGTGGAGTTTTCAATGAATGA
- a CDS encoding Z1 domain-containing protein, whose translation MSEFDEGFYVMFTALARQQGLDSAVQQMTNLNILPADEIAAMREKYTTGIARVAGIGGPVMARAQESWYAGAQATDPSWSQFVKSMERENRGNQVQEVHLASDKIIGLTPNTKAGEGKRRGKGLVVGFVQSGKTTNFTAVAAKASDLDYRMVIVLAGIHNSLRRQTQTRLEEILSPEENRGRWQPITRRNQDFDLVRLDEEAKEEGSAFNAESLLNNPGKTLLVVVKKNHVVLRKLRDWLSTDAAQKQLQENHVLVIDDEADQASVETNTINPLIREILQLMPLSTYIGYTATPFANVFINPHVSDDLYPEDFIYPLPRPEGYFGPEKLFGRDVLDGGEDFDGYDMIREIPEEDEFLYRPRKRNEVSSFNPTMTPELREAVRWFCLATAARWNREHPDEFVNSSMLIHTSYQIEVHQSYEEMLKEEITQLSESVTSLDETVLDELREQWLRETAAVDSSIFGREIETFHEVLAQLPAVLKDVRVVIENSGSAERLDYKKKQDNTIVAVGGNTLSRGITLLGLVSSVFIRPSNTYDTLMQMGRWFGFREGYEELPRIWTTDQLRRSFRHLALVEQEMRSDMEVYERQSLTPREAAVRIRTHPTLRITAKMGAAVAAQTSFNGARLQIRDYEIDTETLEKNWNAGEALINAAKRRSTPEEVQSTHIVYRDVPVEPVLEFLDRYHVSSDQPDVDTDAIKRYIQGRLAADNPQMGLWNVAIRGGDREEKVTDFAGHEVRLVNRAPLKDSKSGRADIGTLMVPQDLVIDLDIPNSEARRLKESGMKEKRWESPEVKDKGLLVLYPIDRESTDTRKAGRRADMNSALHVLGVAIVFPRANYSESERTKKQTTHMHVDLGAVEANEVEVELAESPEQVDTSRELYKEAP comes from the coding sequence GTGTCAGAATTCGATGAAGGTTTCTACGTTATGTTCACTGCGCTCGCGCGTCAGCAGGGGCTTGACTCCGCGGTGCAACAAATGACGAATCTCAACATTTTGCCTGCAGATGAGATCGCGGCGATGCGAGAGAAGTACACAACTGGAATCGCGCGAGTTGCAGGTATCGGCGGGCCCGTTATGGCAAGGGCGCAGGAAAGCTGGTATGCGGGTGCCCAGGCCACTGATCCCAGTTGGAGTCAGTTTGTCAAGTCAATGGAAAGGGAAAACAGGGGAAACCAGGTCCAAGAAGTTCACCTGGCAAGCGATAAAATTATCGGGTTGACACCTAACACTAAGGCAGGAGAAGGAAAGAGAAGGGGGAAGGGTCTTGTAGTCGGTTTTGTTCAGAGCGGTAAGACAACAAACTTCACGGCTGTCGCCGCGAAAGCATCTGATTTGGATTATCGGATGGTCATCGTACTCGCGGGAATTCATAATTCGTTACGCCGCCAGACCCAAACGCGTTTGGAAGAGATCCTGTCTCCAGAAGAGAACCGCGGCCGATGGCAGCCAATCACCAGACGCAATCAGGATTTCGATCTCGTGAGATTGGATGAGGAAGCTAAGGAGGAGGGTAGCGCCTTCAATGCGGAATCTCTGCTCAACAACCCAGGAAAGACTCTGCTCGTTGTTGTTAAAAAGAATCACGTCGTTCTGAGAAAGCTCCGTGACTGGCTCTCTACAGATGCGGCCCAGAAGCAGCTCCAGGAGAATCACGTTCTCGTAATCGACGATGAGGCGGATCAAGCCTCCGTTGAAACAAATACAATCAATCCTCTTATCCGTGAGATCCTTCAGCTCATGCCATTGAGCACCTACATCGGGTACACGGCGACACCGTTCGCAAACGTATTTATTAACCCGCATGTCTCTGACGATCTATACCCGGAGGATTTCATATACCCGCTACCTCGCCCCGAAGGATACTTCGGACCGGAGAAGCTTTTTGGCCGAGACGTGCTTGACGGTGGAGAAGATTTTGACGGGTATGACATGATCCGTGAGATTCCCGAGGAAGATGAGTTCCTCTACAGACCTAGGAAGCGCAACGAGGTGTCCAGCTTCAATCCGACAATGACACCTGAACTGCGAGAAGCGGTGAGGTGGTTCTGCTTAGCCACAGCTGCCCGGTGGAACCGGGAGCATCCCGATGAGTTCGTGAACAGCTCTATGTTGATCCACACATCTTACCAGATCGAAGTGCATCAGAGCTACGAAGAAATGCTCAAAGAGGAAATTACTCAACTGAGCGAAAGTGTAACTTCTTTAGACGAAACTGTTCTGGATGAACTTAGAGAACAGTGGCTTCGAGAAACCGCTGCCGTCGATTCGTCGATCTTTGGTCGGGAGATTGAAACCTTCCACGAAGTTTTAGCTCAACTGCCTGCCGTCCTTAAAGATGTACGGGTAGTAATCGAAAATAGCGGCAGCGCAGAAAGACTCGACTATAAGAAAAAGCAAGATAACACGATCGTTGCAGTCGGCGGAAACACACTGTCCCGCGGCATCACTCTTCTCGGCCTTGTTTCCAGTGTCTTCATTCGACCGAGTAACACTTATGACACATTGATGCAGATGGGGCGATGGTTTGGGTTTCGTGAAGGGTACGAGGAACTCCCACGAATCTGGACGACCGATCAACTGCGAAGATCCTTCCGCCATCTCGCCTTGGTTGAACAAGAGATGAGGTCGGATATGGAAGTGTACGAAAGGCAATCTTTAACACCTAGGGAAGCAGCCGTGCGGATTAGGACTCACCCAACTTTGAGAATTACGGCCAAGATGGGTGCAGCAGTAGCGGCTCAGACATCATTCAATGGTGCTCGACTTCAAATTCGTGATTACGAAATCGATACTGAGACGCTTGAAAAGAACTGGAATGCCGGTGAAGCACTAATAAATGCAGCCAAGCGGCGGTCAACTCCGGAAGAAGTGCAAAGCACACACATCGTATACCGTGATGTTCCGGTTGAGCCTGTGCTGGAGTTTCTTGATAGATATCATGTCTCTTCGGATCAACCGGATGTGGATACTGATGCTATCAAACGCTATATTCAAGGGCGTCTAGCTGCCGATAATCCCCAAATGGGCCTCTGGAACGTGGCGATCCGCGGTGGCGATCGGGAAGAAAAAGTCACAGACTTCGCCGGTCACGAAGTGAGATTAGTCAACCGCGCCCCTCTTAAGGATTCAAAGAGCGGACGCGCTGACATCGGTACATTGATGGTCCCGCAAGATTTGGTTATTGACCTTGATATTCCGAATTCCGAGGCACGAAGGCTCAAGGAATCCGGAATGAAAGAAAAGAGATGGGAATCTCCTGAGGTGAAGGACAAGGGGCTTTTGGTTCTCTACCCGATTGACCGGGAGAGTACAGACACTAGAAAAGCCGGCAGGCGTGCCGATATGAATAGCGCACTCCACGTGCTGGGAGTCGCGATTGTCTTTCCAAGGGCCAACTACTCAGAGAGCGAGCGAACCAAGAAGCAAACTACCCACATGCATGTTGATCTGGGAGCAGTAGAGGCCAACGAAGTAGAAGTAGAACTTGCAGAATCTCCCGAGCAGGTTGATACGTCCAGGGAACTCTACAAAGAAGCGCCATGA
- a CDS encoding nucleoside hydrolase, with the protein MRIILDCDPGIDDTYALIHLTAAAHAGELELECVTTTAGNVEADQCARNAAWILSLCNVPWTPLAAGIPEPLGWELTTTPDTHGDTGLGYATAPERHIESDWDMLWIDAIERGTDDLHLIVSGPMTNLAAFARLHPEHYKKLKHITVMGGAFNYPGNTTPTAEWNFWVDPHAAKEVFDSAPVPITLCPLNVTERMVLTPSRLDDLVSALSGSPLAEHLEPITRFYFEFHEDVGEGYRAQIHDLLTVMVALGQVPSAGELTTINLDPDSELFRGTAVADVKGIWEREPNARIISNADIDAAWALFDASCRIHSRIATGDAELDRLRHLRAED; encoded by the coding sequence ATGAGAATCATCCTCGACTGCGACCCGGGTATTGATGACACCTACGCGCTGATCCACCTCACCGCCGCCGCGCACGCCGGTGAGCTGGAGTTGGAGTGCGTGACCACTACGGCCGGCAATGTCGAGGCCGACCAGTGCGCCCGCAACGCCGCTTGGATCCTCTCCCTGTGCAATGTCCCGTGGACTCCACTGGCCGCGGGCATCCCGGAGCCGCTTGGTTGGGAGTTGACCACCACGCCTGACACCCACGGCGACACTGGCCTGGGTTATGCGACTGCCCCTGAGCGTCACATCGAGAGCGACTGGGACATGCTCTGGATTGATGCGATCGAGCGCGGCACCGACGACCTCCATCTCATCGTCAGCGGGCCGATGACCAATCTTGCCGCCTTCGCACGCCTCCACCCGGAGCACTACAAAAAGCTCAAGCACATCACCGTCATGGGCGGCGCATTCAACTACCCGGGCAACACCACGCCCACAGCCGAGTGGAACTTCTGGGTGGACCCGCACGCGGCCAAGGAAGTCTTCGACTCCGCGCCCGTGCCCATCACTCTGTGTCCGCTCAATGTCACCGAGCGCATGGTGCTCACACCCTCTCGCTTGGACGACCTGGTGTCGGCGCTCAGCGGCTCACCGCTCGCAGAGCATCTCGAGCCGATCACGCGGTTCTACTTCGAATTCCACGAGGATGTAGGGGAGGGCTACCGAGCCCAGATCCACGACCTGCTCACGGTCATGGTCGCGCTCGGTCAAGTCCCCAGCGCGGGCGAACTCACCACAATCAACCTCGACCCCGACTCCGAGCTCTTCCGTGGGACCGCCGTTGCCGATGTCAAAGGCATCTGGGAGCGCGAGCCCAACGCCCGCATCATCAGCAACGCGGACATTGACGCAGCATGGGCGCTTTTCGACGCCTCCTGCCGCATCCACTCACGCATTGCCACCGGCGACGCGGAACTCGATCGGCTGAGGCACCTCCGGGCGGAGGACTAA